CTGCCGTCATAAATTAATTTTATCATCCACTTCTTTACCTTGTCTGATTGCAAGAATGTAAATGCCTGTAATAAAATTAACAGAAGCCAGATGAAATAGATAGTGGATTCCTTTAAATAAATGTTAGATATGCTTCGCCAGTTTTCTATCATGAACAAATACAGTATCAGGAACGCATATAGAATGCCACTCATCAGGCATATTATCTTGGATGCCTTTATGCCTAATACAGAAGCAATCGTTTTAATGTTGGTTTTCCGGTCCACTTCCGCATCATTGATATCAAAAGGCAGTGTAATGAAGAATATGAAAACGAACTGGCTCAGCAGCAGCAGGAAAACATCTCTTCTTTCATGCAGGTTTATGCCGGATTCAACAGCCGGAAGCAGGACAGAAGCAGTACTCCATACGACAGCAATCAGAAATATTTTTATGAAGGGGAAATCTCTCAGTTTAGTTTGGATTCCAAAAGGTCTTAAAACCGGAAATGGGTACAATACCGATATGCCGCCTATAAACAGCAGAATACCTATGGTTTTCCATTTTAACAGAACGGAAAAAACAAATGCTCCTGCCCCGGAGATAATAATGGTTGCTAAATTGAATTTTGGATGCTTCTCAAACCACTTTACCACCCATTCTTCCGTATTTGCATATTCTCCTTTTTTATAGTACACCCAGCGGCTGATTTGGTAAACAAACCAGGTGGAGAAAAAAACCTGAAATGAAAGGAACAACAAACGAGAGGTATCTAAGTGCAAAAAAAGTATATTCGCCCACATAAAAGCGACAGCCGCTAAAGCGATAAAAAGATTGGTTTCAATTAATATTTTTAAAATCCGCTTCATAAAAACCTGTAAGATTTACTTACAGGTTGAATATACAATATATTTACATTTTCCAATAAAATGGATTTGAATCCATTCATTAATGAATATACTTCAGTTTCATTCGGGGTGATATCTTCTTTAATGTAAGATAAATCAGTCTTATCACACTTTCTACATCCGACTTAGCGACTGTTTCTACCGTAGTATGCATATATTTCAATGGTAACGAAATTAAGGCACTTGGTACGCCTCCGCCGTTATAGGCAAAGGCATCCGTATCAGTGCCGGTCACCCGGCTGGCAGCATCCCGCTGGAAGGCTATTTTTTCCTTTTCAGCCGTATCCAGAATCAGTTCACGAACAGTGTTGTGAACGGCTGGAGCATACGTTATGACCGGTCCTTTGCCGCATTTGAAGTCACCATGTTCCTTCTTGTCAATCATCGGTGTGGTCGTATCGTGACAAACATCTGTTATAATGGCAATATTCGGATTGATTTTGCGTACAATCATCTCTGCTCCTCTCAAACCAACTTCTTCCTGAACGGAATTACATATATACAGCCCAAATGGGAGTTTTGTTTTGGTCTCTTTTATTAAACGTGCCACTTCAGCAATCATAAAACCACCCATGCGGTTGTCCAAAGCTCTTCCGGTATAGTACTTTTTATTTAAAATCATCAGCTCATCTTCATACGTAATGACACAACCGACGTGAATGCCCATAGCTTCCACTTCTTTCTTGTCTTTTGCTCCTACATCAATGGTAATATTTTTAATGGTGGGTGCCGCGTCTTTTGAAGCATCTCTCAGATGAATGGCCGGCCAGCCGAATATACCCTTAACTATCCCCTTCTTCGTGTGGATATTTACCCTTTTCGATGGTGCAATGATATGGTCACTGCCACCATTGCGAATCACGTTGATTAATCCGTCTTCGCCAATGTAGCTGACAAACCAGGAAATTTCATCGGCATGTGCCTCAATCACGACCTTAAATTCCGCTTCTGGGTTTACCACTCCGTAAACGGTACCATAATGATCTACATGGTACTCATCAATATAAGGTTTGATGTAATTCAGCCAGATTTTCTGACCTTCCGCCTCAAAGCCTGTCGGTGATGCATTATTAAGATACTGGAATAAGAATTCTTCTGCTTTCTGATCGATGGAGTATTTCATCTGTGTTTTGTTTAATTTGGAATATTGTTAAAACGAAATTATCCGATAATTTATTCATTACCGATATACTGATTTTAATTCAGAGACCAAAAGTACGATTAATCTAAATTATATCCCATCCTTTAACACAAAATGACATAAAAAAGCCGGAATAAATCCGGCCTGTAGTTTATTTATTTGATGCTTAGAATTTTAATTCATCCAAAGATACTGCCTGTGATTTAACGATATTTCCGTTAAAATCGCAGATATCCAGTGAAATTTGAACAGGTGAAGCGCTCCAGTTAATATTCACCAAACCAAAGCTAAGGTTAACATAAGCAGAGCCGATTCTGTACATATTTGCAGCAGGGGCGCTTTCGGTATGTGTTAAACCGCTGGAAGTGAAATCATAGATGGGATATTGTCCGGCTGGTGTGCGTTTGCTGAATTCTGAATAATGAACATCTCCGCTAACGACAAACACACCTTCTGCATTGGCATCTTTCACTGTTTTAAAGAATTTTTCCAGTTCATGTGGATAGTTTGGCCATCCTTCCCATCCGTTGTTTTGAATACACATTTGAGAACTGGAAACCACGATTCTGATTTTAGCAGGTTTTAGCAATTCCTGTTTCAACCATGCCCATTGCGTGGCACCTAGGATGGTTTTGGTCGTATCTGTAGTGGGTGTGATAGGCTCTCCGCTGATTACATTCAGGTTATACCTGCAATCCAATACTATAATTTGTACTTTATGGTCTGCATCTCCATACATATAGGATGTGTAGACACCATCTCTGATCCTGCGAGGACTGGTAGAAGGTTCATTAAAGAAATTCATGAACAAATCTTTAGATTGATTTTTGTAGGGGTATTCAGCTCCTGCATTATTCAAACCATAATCGTGGTCATCCCATGTTCCGATGCACTGAACATTCGATCTCAGTGTTTTGAAATCATAGTTATTGTTTAAGAAATCGTATTGTTGCTGAATAAATGTAGTCGGGTCGCCTGTTACTGCCCCTAAATCAGCATACATGTTATCGCCCATGGCGATATATAAATCAGGGTTTGTATTCCTGATTTTAGAGAAAATAGAAAGGTTTTGATCCTGGCGCGAACAAGAACCAATAGCTATACGGGAGAGATTGACACTCTCATCCACAGCTTTGATGGTCGGTGCCGGACCACCTGTAGGAATACAGGATGTTACAATGCTTGAAATAAATAATAGATAGAATAACTTTTTCATTATGTAAATTTTGTGTGTAAAATACGTAATTTGTTTGATTTTCAGGGTATTTTAAGGTGTTTTTTGAAATAAAGCCCACCCACACTGATTTTTTTGATTAAAGACAAATCTTATGAAACATTTTTCATTGTTTTTCCATCTGTTCCTTACAACTTTCGTTGCTACAGCGGCTGATTCTCTTAAAATATTATCCTGGAATGTATTTATGGTTCCGCCTGTCATTTTCCGCTCCTGTCAGCAGGAAAGAGCCTTTATGATTGGTGATTACATTAAGGCACAACAACCGGATATCATCATCCTGGAAGAAACCTTTATGAAGAAAACAAGAGACATCCTCCAATCTGAACTGCAGGAATTGTATCCGTTTCAATCAGACATTACTAAAAAAGGTGCACTTAAATCCAACAGCGGTGTCTGGATATTTTCCAAATACCCTATTCAAAAGCAGGATTTTATTACTTATAAAGACAAATCCGGCTCTGACCGGTTTTCAAAGAAAGGTGCGACATTTGCTGAAATCAATATTCACGATAATCCCATTCAGGTAATTGGTACACATACTCAAAGTCAGGAAAAATACCGTTCCGTTCGGGAGTTGCAGTTTCAGCAATTAAAATCAGGTTTGGCGGATAAGCATTTTAACCCGGCTGTCCCTCAGTTTATTATCGGTGACATGAACGCTGATTTTTATGATACGGCAGCTTACAGCAGCATGTTGTCCATCTTTGATGCCGCTCCTGTTCAGTATTCCGGAGAAAAATATAGCTGGGATGGAATTAACAATGACCTTGCGCACAAGTTTTTCGAACATATACAGCAAACGCTGGATTATGTTATGCTCAGAAGAGATCATGAAACATTGGCAAAGATTGTGGCAACTGAAATAGTAAAGCCAACAAAAGATGGCTGTTTTTGCAAGAAAGCCTATTTCAACCTTTCCGATCACAACCCTATCATAAGTACCATACACCTTCCGTAAATCTGTAAGACTATTTTATCAGAGCGGAATGTTACCGTGTTTCTTTTTTGGCGAGTTCACCACCTTGTTTTCCAGCATCTGAAATGCCTTGATCAGCTTTATTCTCGTATCTTCCGGTTTAATGACTTCATCAATAAATCCTCTTTCTGCCGCACGATATGGGTTGGCAAAAGTTTCTGTATAATCCTCAATTTTCTCCTGCAGTTTTAGTTCAGGATCAGCAGCATTCTTGATTTCACTCTTGAAGATGATTTCGGCTGCACCTTTAGGTCCCATAACTGCAATTTCTGCTGTTGGCCAGGCAAAATTCATGTCAGCCCCGATATGTTTGGAATTCATCACATCATACGCGCCACCGTATGCTTTACGGGTGATAACGGTTACTTTCGGAACGGTAGCTTCGCTGAGTGCATACAATAATTTTGCCCCATTGACGATAATGCCGTTCCATTCCTGATCAGTGCCCGGCAAGAATCCCGGTACATCTACAAAAACCAACAACGGAATATTAAAGGCATCGCAAAACCGGGTAAACCTCGCTCCTTTTCTGGAACTGTTGATATCCAATACTCCTGCCAGATAGGCCGGTTGGTTGGCCACAATACCGATGCTTCTTCCGGCAATTCGGGCAAAACCCACTACAATATTTTCAGCAAATTTTTTGTGCACTTCAAAAAAGGAATCCGCGTCTACCGTGTTGTTGATCACATCCCGCATATCATAAGGCTGATTTGGATTTGCCGGCAATACGGATTTTAAGGGCATTCTTACCTCTGATTCTTTTGTCTGGTAAGGATAATTGGGTGCCGATTCTTCACAGTTCTGCGGCAGGTAACTCAATAACTGCTTCACCTGCTGAATACATTCCACTTCATTTTTCGCCGTGAAATGTGTCACGCCGCTTTTGGATGCATGGGTATGGGCACCGCCCAGTTCTTCTGAAGTCACCTCTTCATGGGTGACCGTTTTTACTACATTGGGCCCCGTTACAAACATATAAGATGATTGTTCTACCATAAGCGTAAAGTCCGTCATGGCAGGCGAATATACCGCACCACCGGCACAAGGCCCCATTATTGCTGAAATTTGCGGTACGACACCTGAAAACTGTACGTTTCGGTGAAATATATCGGCATAGCCGCCTAAGGAAACCACTCCTTCCTGAATACGGGCACCTCCGGAGTCATTCAATCCGACAACCGGTGCACCTGTCTTGGCAGCCAGATCCATGATTTTACAAATCTTTTCGGCATGAGTCTCAGATAAGGAACCGCCGAAAACAGTAAAATCCTGTGAAAAAACATAGACCAAACGTCCATTGATGGTTCCATAACCAGTTACCACCCCATCTCCCATGTATTTTTCTTTGTCAATTCCAAAATCAGTGGCACGATGGGTAACCAGCATTCCCATTTCCTCAAAACTTCCTGCATCCAATAATAGTTCCAATCGTTCACGGGCAGTGAGTTTCCCTTTTTTATGCTGGTCGTCAATACGCTTCTGGCCGCCTCCCAACAGCGCTTCCTGTTTTTTTTGTTCTAATAACTGTAACTTTTGTTCATGCGTCATACAGCAAAAATAAGGTTAAATCCCGAATGGTAATCAATCTAACCTTTATTTAATTTATTCGTCAGAAGTCGAGACGAAACTTATTATCCAATGCGTAGGTAAGACCGGTTGATGCACCGTCAGGAGGCCGGCTGTCCAGATTTAGACGAAAATTGATATAATAATTGAAATTTTTATACACCTTAAAAACAAGGGCATTATCTGTTGTAATCCTGTAATCTTTGCTATTATCCAACCTAGGCTGATAGTAGGTGGTGCTGATAAATTCTACCTGTTTTACCGGATTAAAACTGAAACTTAAGTAGCCGCTGAACCTGCCTTGTAATAGTTTCTGTGAACTATTATTACTAATCTCATACTCCAATATGTATAAAGTTCCCAAATAGGTCTTAAATTTTTCAATCTGTACAAGCTTGAAACGTGGACCAGTACCCAAAAGAAATCTCATTTTAATGCCAATCATTTTGTTGTATTGAATTTGTGTAAATGCTTCCCAGCGTACCCAATTCTTAATCTTATAATTATAACGAAAATGAAAAAAACCGCTGTTGACCAATGACTGACTTTTACTTTTAATTAAATCGATATTAGCCATCAGCAAATACAAACTCTTTTTAGATTTATACTGAACATGTGCGCCCGTTGTCAGAGAAAAATACTGTTCCGCCTGTTTACCGAATGTAAATCCTAAATTATACTCCCCTTTCCAGCCGGTGGTATCTGTTGTATAACGAAAACGTTCAATATTAACAATTTGAGCTTGAACAGTATTGAACCATGCAAGAAAACTTACTAGTAAGACAGAGTTTTTCATGTATTCAAAATTAATCATACTTCTTAACATAAAAAAAACAGCTTAATTTAGAACCATTCTAAATTAAAGTTGTTTTAGATTATAAGAAGAACTAATTTTGTACTAATATTTAGGTAAGAGACTTTAATAAAGTTGTGATGGCAGAAACACAGGATGAAATATTGGAAGATGTTGTCAATTCGGAATATAAATACGGTTTCGTTACCGATATAGAGCAGGAATTTGCCCCAAAAGGATTAAATGAAGATACGGTTCGGTTTATTTCAGCCAAAAAAGAAGAACCGGAGTGGATGCTGGAATGGCGATTGAAGGCTTTCCGCGAATGGCAGAAAATGCCTGAACCGTATTGGGCAAATGTCCATTTCCCTAAGATTGACTTTCAGGACATCATTTACTATTCAGCCCCGAAACCTAAAAAAGAACTGTCTTCCCTGGATGAAGTGGATCCTGAATTGCTTAAAACGTTTGAAAAGCTCGGTATCTCCCTGGATGAACAGAAGCGCCTATCCGGAATAGCCGTGGACGTGGTATTTGACAGTGTTTCCGTAAAAACGACCTTCCGGGAGACACTGAAAGAAAAAGGCATCATCTTCTGTTCTATGAGTGAAGCGATAAAAGAATATCCGGAACTGGTAAAAAAATATATAGGATCTGTCGTTCCCAAAAACGATAATTTTTATGCCGCTTTAAACTGTGCGGTGTTCAGTGATGGTTCGTTCTGTTACATACCAAAAGGTATTCGCTGCCCAATGGAACTGAGCACGTATTTTCGAATCAATTCAGCGGGTTCAGGCCAATTTGAAAGAACTTTACTGATAGCAGACGAAGGTTCGTATGTATCGTATCTGGAAGGCTGCACTGCACCACAACGCGATGAAAATCAATTACATGCAGCAGTTGTTGAATTAATAGCTTTAGAAGGTGCTGAAATCAAATACTCTACGGTACAAAACTGGTATCCGGGCAATGAAGAAGGCAAGGGCGGCATTTACAACTTCGTTACAAAACGCGGTATCTGTAAAGGGAACAACAGTAAAATTTCGTGGACACAGGTAGAAACCGGTTCAGCAATTACCTGGAAATATCCAAGCTGTATTCTGGCCGGTGATAATTCGATTGGTGAGTTTTATTCTGTGGCGGTCACCAACAATTACCAGCAGGCAGATACCGGTACAAAAATGATTCATATCGGTAAAAACACGAAAAGCCGTATCGTTTCCAAAGGTATTTCTGCCGGAAAATCACAAAACAGTTACCGTGGCTTGGTGAAAGTGCACCGGAAAGCGGAAAACGCGCGTAATTTTTCGCAATGTGATTCCTTGCTGATGGGTGACCAATGCGGTGCACATACGTTTCCATATCTGGAAATCAGCAATAACA
The genomic region above belongs to Sphingobacteriales bacterium and contains:
- a CDS encoding UbiA family prenyltransferase gives rise to the protein MKRILKILIETNLFIALAAVAFMWANILFLHLDTSRLLFLSFQVFFSTWFVYQISRWVYYKKGEYANTEEWVVKWFEKHPKFNLATIIISGAGAFVFSVLLKWKTIGILLFIGGISVLYPFPVLRPFGIQTKLRDFPFIKIFLIAVVWSTASVLLPAVESGINLHERRDVFLLLLSQFVFIFFITLPFDINDAEVDRKTNIKTIASVLGIKASKIICLMSGILYAFLILYLFMIENWRSISNIYLKESTIYFIWLLLILLQAFTFLQSDKVKKWMIKLIYDGSMILYFVILFLTVK
- a CDS encoding M42 family metallopeptidase is translated as MKYSIDQKAEEFLFQYLNNASPTGFEAEGQKIWLNYIKPYIDEYHVDHYGTVYGVVNPEAEFKVVIEAHADEISWFVSYIGEDGLINVIRNGGSDHIIAPSKRVNIHTKKGIVKGIFGWPAIHLRDASKDAAPTIKNITIDVGAKDKKEVEAMGIHVGCVITYEDELMILNKKYYTGRALDNRMGGFMIAEVARLIKETKTKLPFGLYICNSVQEEVGLRGAEMIVRKINPNIAIITDVCHDTTTPMIDKKEHGDFKCGKGPVITYAPAVHNTVRELILDTAEKEKIAFQRDAASRVTGTDTDAFAYNGGGVPSALISLPLKYMHTTVETVAKSDVESVIRLIYLTLKKISPRMKLKYIH
- a CDS encoding alkaline phosphatase family protein, whose product is MKKLFYLLFISSIVTSCIPTGGPAPTIKAVDESVNLSRIAIGSCSRQDQNLSIFSKIRNTNPDLYIAMGDNMYADLGAVTGDPTTFIQQQYDFLNNNYDFKTLRSNVQCIGTWDDHDYGLNNAGAEYPYKNQSKDLFMNFFNEPSTSPRRIRDGVYTSYMYGDADHKVQIIVLDCRYNLNVISGEPITPTTDTTKTILGATQWAWLKQELLKPAKIRIVVSSSQMCIQNNGWEGWPNYPHELEKFFKTVKDANAEGVFVVSGDVHYSEFSKRTPAGQYPIYDFTSSGLTHTESAPAANMYRIGSAYVNLSFGLVNINWSASPVQISLDICDFNGNIVKSQAVSLDELKF
- a CDS encoding sphingomyelin phosphodiesterase — translated: MKHFSLFFHLFLTTFVATAADSLKILSWNVFMVPPVIFRSCQQERAFMIGDYIKAQQPDIIILEETFMKKTRDILQSELQELYPFQSDITKKGALKSNSGVWIFSKYPIQKQDFITYKDKSGSDRFSKKGATFAEINIHDNPIQVIGTHTQSQEKYRSVRELQFQQLKSGLADKHFNPAVPQFIIGDMNADFYDTAAYSSMLSIFDAAPVQYSGEKYSWDGINNDLAHKFFEHIQQTLDYVMLRRDHETLAKIVATEIVKPTKDGCFCKKAYFNLSDHNPIISTIHLP
- a CDS encoding acyl-CoA carboxylase subunit beta — encoded protein: MTHEQKLQLLEQKKQEALLGGGQKRIDDQHKKGKLTARERLELLLDAGSFEEMGMLVTHRATDFGIDKEKYMGDGVVTGYGTINGRLVYVFSQDFTVFGGSLSETHAEKICKIMDLAAKTGAPVVGLNDSGGARIQEGVVSLGGYADIFHRNVQFSGVVPQISAIMGPCAGGAVYSPAMTDFTLMVEQSSYMFVTGPNVVKTVTHEEVTSEELGGAHTHASKSGVTHFTAKNEVECIQQVKQLLSYLPQNCEESAPNYPYQTKESEVRMPLKSVLPANPNQPYDMRDVINNTVDADSFFEVHKKFAENIVVGFARIAGRSIGIVANQPAYLAGVLDINSSRKGARFTRFCDAFNIPLLVFVDVPGFLPGTDQEWNGIIVNGAKLLYALSEATVPKVTVITRKAYGGAYDVMNSKHIGADMNFAWPTAEIAVMGPKGAAEIIFKSEIKNAADPELKLQEKIEDYTETFANPYRAAERGFIDEVIKPEDTRIKLIKAFQMLENKVVNSPKKKHGNIPL
- a CDS encoding DUF481 domain-containing protein, with the protein product MKNSVLLVSFLAWFNTVQAQIVNIERFRYTTDTTGWKGEYNLGFTFGKQAEQYFSLTTGAHVQYKSKKSLYLLMANIDLIKSKSQSLVNSGFFHFRYNYKIKNWVRWEAFTQIQYNKMIGIKMRFLLGTGPRFKLVQIEKFKTYLGTLYILEYEISNNSSQKLLQGRFSGYLSFSFNPVKQVEFISTTYYQPRLDNSKDYRITTDNALVFKVYKNFNYYINFRLNLDSRPPDGASTGLTYALDNKFRLDF
- the sufB gene encoding Fe-S cluster assembly protein SufB, with product MAETQDEILEDVVNSEYKYGFVTDIEQEFAPKGLNEDTVRFISAKKEEPEWMLEWRLKAFREWQKMPEPYWANVHFPKIDFQDIIYYSAPKPKKELSSLDEVDPELLKTFEKLGISLDEQKRLSGIAVDVVFDSVSVKTTFRETLKEKGIIFCSMSEAIKEYPELVKKYIGSVVPKNDNFYAALNCAVFSDGSFCYIPKGIRCPMELSTYFRINSAGSGQFERTLLIADEGSYVSYLEGCTAPQRDENQLHAAVVELIALEGAEIKYSTVQNWYPGNEEGKGGIYNFVTKRGICKGNNSKISWTQVETGSAITWKYPSCILAGDNSIGEFYSVAVTNNYQQADTGTKMIHIGKNTKSRIVSKGISAGKSQNSYRGLVKVHRKAENARNFSQCDSLLMGDQCGAHTFPYLEISNNSSKVEHEATTSKIGEDMLFYFQQRGIDEETAVAMIVNGFCKEVMDNLPMEFAVEARKLLEISLEGSVG